From Enterococcus mundtii, the proteins below share one genomic window:
- the eno gene encoding phosphopyruvate hydratase — MSIITDVYAREILDSRGNPTIEVEVYTESGAFGRGMVPSGASTGEYEAVELRDGDKSRYGGKGVIKAVDNVNNIIAEAIIGYDVRDQMAIDKAMIALDGTPNKGKLGANAILGVSIAVARAAADYLEVPLYHYLGGFNTKVLPTPMMNIINGGSHADNSIDFQEFMIMPVGAPTFKEALRMGAEVFHALAAILKSRGLATSVGDEGGFAPNLGSNEEGFEVIIEAIEKAGYVPGKDVVLAMDAASSEFYDKEKGVYVLADSGEGEKTTDEMIKFYEELVSKYPIISIEDGLDENDWDGFKKLTEVLGDKVQLVGDDLFVTNTEKLAEGIEKGIANSILIKVNQIGTLTETFEAIEMAKEAGYTAVVSHRSGETEDSTISDIAVATNAGQIKTGSLSRTDRVAKYNQLLRIEDQLGEVAEYKGLKSFYNLKNK, encoded by the coding sequence ATGTCAATTATTACTGATGTTTACGCTCGCGAGATTCTAGACTCACGCGGTAACCCAACAATCGAAGTAGAAGTATACACAGAAAGCGGTGCTTTCGGCCGTGGAATGGTTCCTTCAGGTGCTTCAACTGGTGAATACGAAGCAGTTGAATTACGTGACGGAGACAAATCTCGTTATGGCGGTAAAGGTGTAATCAAAGCTGTTGACAACGTAAACAACATCATTGCTGAAGCAATCATTGGCTACGATGTACGTGACCAAATGGCTATCGACAAAGCAATGATCGCTTTAGACGGAACTCCTAACAAAGGTAAATTAGGTGCGAACGCTATTCTTGGTGTTTCAATCGCTGTTGCTCGTGCAGCTGCTGACTACCTAGAAGTACCTTTATACCACTACCTAGGCGGATTCAACACAAAAGTATTACCAACTCCAATGATGAACATCATCAACGGTGGATCACATGCGGATAACTCAATCGACTTCCAAGAATTCATGATCATGCCTGTTGGCGCGCCAACATTCAAAGAAGCACTACGTATGGGTGCGGAAGTATTCCATGCATTAGCTGCAATCTTGAAATCTCGTGGATTAGCAACTTCAGTTGGTGACGAAGGTGGATTCGCTCCTAACCTTGGTTCAAACGAAGAAGGTTTCGAAGTAATCATCGAAGCAATCGAAAAAGCTGGCTATGTTCCTGGTAAAGACGTTGTTCTTGCAATGGACGCTGCTTCTTCAGAATTCTACGACAAAGAAAAAGGTGTTTACGTATTAGCTGATTCAGGCGAAGGCGAAAAAACAACTGACGAAATGATCAAATTCTACGAAGAATTAGTATCTAAATACCCAATCATCTCTATTGAAGATGGATTAGACGAAAACGACTGGGATGGATTCAAGAAATTGACAGAAGTTCTAGGCGACAAAGTTCAATTAGTGGGTGACGACTTGTTCGTAACAAACACTGAAAAACTTGCTGAAGGTATCGAAAAAGGAATTGCTAACTCAATCCTTATCAAAGTTAACCAAATCGGTACTTTGACAGAAACTTTCGAAGCAATCGAAATGGCTAAAGAAGCTGGTTACACTGCAGTAGTTTCTCACCGTTCTGGTGAAACAGAAGATTCAACAATCTCTGATATCGCAGTTGCAACAAACGCTGGCCAAATCAAAACAGGTTCTCTTTCACGTACTGACCGTGTTGCGAAATACAACCAATTATTACGTATCGAAGACCAACTTGGTGAAGTTGCAGAGTACAAAGGTTTGAAATCTTTCTACAACTTAAAAAACAAATAA
- the gap gene encoding type I glyceraldehyde-3-phosphate dehydrogenase, giving the protein MTVKVGINGFGRIGRLAFRRIQDVDGIEVVAINDLTDAKMLAHLLKYDTTQGRFNGTVEVHEGSFNVNGKEVKVLANRNPEELPWGELGVDIVLECTGFFTSKSAAEKHLTAGAKRVVISAPGGDDVPTIVYNTNHETLTGKETVISGASCTTNCLAPMAKTLNDKFGVVEGLMTTIHAYTGDQMTLDGPHPKGDFRRARAAAANIVPNSTGAAKAIGLVIPELNGKLDGAAQRVPIATGSLTELVTVLDKNVTVDEVNAAMEEAANESYGYNTDEIVSSDIVGMTYGSLFDATQTKVMTVGDKQLVKTVAWYDNEMSYTAQLVRTLEYFANL; this is encoded by the coding sequence ATGACAGTTAAAGTAGGTATTAATGGTTTTGGACGTATTGGACGTCTAGCGTTCCGTCGTATCCAAGATGTAGATGGAATCGAAGTAGTAGCAATCAACGATTTGACAGATGCTAAAATGTTGGCACACTTGTTAAAATACGATACAACTCAAGGACGTTTCAACGGAACAGTTGAAGTTCACGAAGGTTCATTCAACGTAAACGGAAAAGAAGTTAAAGTATTAGCTAACCGTAACCCTGAAGAATTACCTTGGGGCGAACTAGGCGTAGACATCGTTCTAGAATGTACTGGTTTCTTCACTTCAAAATCAGCTGCTGAAAAACATTTAACAGCTGGTGCTAAACGTGTTGTTATCTCAGCTCCTGGTGGAGACGATGTACCAACAATCGTTTACAACACAAACCATGAAACATTAACTGGTAAAGAAACAGTTATCTCTGGTGCTTCATGTACAACTAACTGTTTAGCTCCTATGGCTAAAACATTGAACGACAAATTTGGTGTTGTTGAAGGATTAATGACAACTATCCACGCTTACACAGGTGACCAAATGACTCTTGACGGACCTCATCCTAAAGGTGACTTCCGCCGTGCACGCGCTGCTGCTGCAAACATCGTTCCTAACTCAACAGGTGCTGCTAAAGCAATCGGTTTAGTAATCCCTGAATTGAACGGTAAATTAGACGGAGCTGCTCAACGTGTACCAATCGCAACTGGTTCATTAACAGAATTAGTTACAGTTCTTGATAAAAACGTAACAGTTGATGAAGTAAATGCTGCAATGGAAGAAGCAGCTAACGAATCTTACGGTTACAACACAGACGAAATCGTTTCTTCAGATATCGTTGGTATGACTTACGGTTCATTATTTGATGCTACTCAAACAAAAGTAATGACTGTTGGCGACAAACAATTAGTTAAAACTGTTGCTTGGTACGACAACGAAATGTCATACACTGCACAATTAGTACGTACTTTAGAATACTTCGCTAACTTATAA
- a CDS encoding phosphoglycerate kinase: MAKKTVKDIDLKDKKVLVRVDFNVPLKDGVITDDTRIKAALPTINYVLEQGGKAILFSHLGRVKTEEDKEGKSLAPVAKRLGELLGKEVTFVPETRGSELETAIADMKDGDVVVFENTRFEDIDGKKESKNDAELGKYWASLGDVFVNDAFGTAHRAHASNVGIASTGIPTVAGFLMDKEIKFIGEAVEEPKRPMIAILGGAKVSDKIGVIENLIPKADKILIGGGMTYTFYEAKGIKIGNSLVEADKVALAKELIEKAGDKLVLPIDNVCAPEFSNDVETQVIEGDIPEGLMALDIGPASVKLFADTLQGAKTVVWNGPMGVFEMSNFAKGTIGVCEAIANLEDATTIIGGGDSAAAAEQLGFADKFTHISTGGGASLELLEGKELPGLAAINDK, encoded by the coding sequence ATGGCTAAGAAAACAGTCAAAGATATTGATTTAAAAGATAAAAAAGTCCTTGTCCGTGTTGACTTCAACGTTCCTTTGAAAGACGGCGTCATCACTGATGATACACGTATCAAAGCTGCGTTACCAACAATCAATTATGTGTTGGAGCAAGGCGGAAAAGCGATTCTTTTCTCTCACCTTGGACGTGTGAAAACAGAAGAAGACAAAGAAGGAAAATCTTTGGCACCAGTTGCAAAACGTTTAGGCGAATTGCTAGGTAAAGAAGTAACTTTCGTTCCTGAAACTCGTGGTTCAGAATTAGAAACAGCAATTGCTGACATGAAAGACGGAGACGTAGTTGTTTTTGAAAACACTCGTTTTGAAGACATCGACGGCAAAAAAGAAAGCAAAAATGATGCTGAATTAGGTAAATACTGGGCTTCTTTAGGCGATGTATTTGTCAATGATGCGTTTGGTACAGCTCACCGTGCCCATGCTTCTAACGTAGGGATCGCTTCAACAGGTATCCCAACAGTTGCTGGATTCTTGATGGATAAAGAAATCAAGTTCATCGGCGAAGCAGTTGAAGAACCAAAACGTCCGATGATCGCGATCTTAGGTGGAGCGAAAGTTTCAGATAAAATCGGTGTCATCGAAAACTTGATTCCTAAAGCAGACAAAATCTTGATCGGCGGCGGAATGACTTACACATTCTACGAAGCAAAAGGCATCAAGATCGGTAACTCTTTAGTTGAAGCAGATAAAGTAGCTTTAGCAAAAGAATTGATCGAAAAAGCAGGCGACAAATTAGTTTTACCAATCGACAACGTTTGTGCCCCTGAATTTTCAAATGATGTAGAAACACAAGTCATCGAAGGAGATATTCCTGAAGGCTTGATGGCATTAGACATCGGTCCTGCTTCAGTTAAATTATTTGCTGATACATTACAAGGTGCAAAAACAGTTGTATGGAACGGACCAATGGGTGTATTCGAAATGAGTAACTTCGCTAAAGGTACGATCGGTGTTTGTGAAGCAATCGCTAACCTTGAAGATGCTACAACGATCATCGGTGGCGGTGACTCTGCAGCTGCTGCGGAACAATTAGGTTTTGCAGACAAATTCACTCACATCTCAACAGGTGGCGGTGCAAGCTTAGAGTTGCTTGAAGGGAAAGAATTACCTGGACTAGCTGCAATCAACGACAAATAA
- a CDS encoding helix-turn-helix domain-containing protein, whose amino-acid sequence MEYIMDTFSSRYLTKKQNEMLQLFTVLVTEKYLSLNKLSERLNLTMYQTKILLVELEENFEQLNFTFSSFFLLEKGTIGLIEGVNQELLLQVFVNLKKKFFNESPYFQLLLYLLKHRKTRVVDISEKLMFSKSYSYKLISRLKDIFHYQKIPITINSNFESISLEGNEMSIRTYHYLVQIMAYNVFADSQTRVNIDLVGGHYERLKTTKAKHDILFSILENAVSRGYIIQDLDKTAIELFADMKELYEEDSLTKLIPTRNMEDREKEVAFFYFCRQLLIPETTSKQDKIVLGKKFKEHKQNEIVDFSMNVVETLSEKYKINSDVEHVILYESVINSWAYKNIYFENLKGVANQNSPNSRIHEVKQLLLEIVKNRNFQVGDRQIFANKLAHILSYYLPIQNNERVTIAISMLHHPEYVPVIESKLLTIFNKKIIHFTSDFTDADILVSDGIVYHEESQDFAFFRDIHNKDHWDNLNAIVQARIILKLE is encoded by the coding sequence ATGGAATATATAATGGATACGTTTAGTAGCCGTTACTTAACAAAAAAGCAAAACGAAATGTTGCAACTGTTTACGGTTCTAGTGACAGAAAAATATTTGTCATTGAATAAATTAAGTGAGCGGTTAAACTTAACGATGTATCAAACGAAAATATTACTGGTTGAACTCGAAGAAAACTTCGAACAATTGAATTTTACATTTTCATCTTTCTTTTTACTAGAAAAGGGGACGATTGGTTTAATCGAAGGTGTTAATCAGGAACTGTTGCTTCAAGTATTTGTTAATTTGAAAAAAAAGTTTTTTAATGAATCACCTTATTTTCAATTATTGCTCTATCTCTTGAAACACCGAAAAACTCGTGTAGTCGATATTTCCGAAAAGTTGATGTTTAGTAAGTCTTATAGTTATAAATTGATCAGTCGGCTGAAAGATATCTTTCATTATCAAAAAATACCAATAACTATTAATAGTAATTTTGAATCAATTTCTTTGGAAGGCAATGAGATGTCTATCAGAACATATCATTACCTGGTACAAATCATGGCCTATAATGTTTTCGCAGATAGCCAAACAAGAGTGAATATTGACCTAGTAGGTGGACACTATGAGAGGTTGAAGACAACAAAAGCAAAGCATGACATTCTATTCTCGATACTTGAAAATGCTGTGTCACGTGGGTATATCATACAAGATTTGGACAAAACAGCGATAGAACTATTCGCTGATATGAAAGAACTGTATGAAGAGGACTCGCTAACAAAGTTGATACCAACGCGAAACATGGAAGATAGAGAAAAAGAAGTTGCATTCTTTTATTTTTGTAGACAACTTCTCATCCCTGAAACGACAAGCAAGCAGGACAAGATAGTCTTAGGCAAAAAATTCAAAGAGCATAAACAGAACGAAATCGTTGATTTTTCTATGAATGTCGTCGAAACATTATCAGAAAAATATAAGATAAATTCCGATGTGGAACATGTGATTTTATATGAAAGTGTCATCAATAGTTGGGCATACAAAAATATTTATTTCGAGAATTTAAAGGGAGTGGCTAATCAAAATAGTCCTAATAGTAGAATCCATGAAGTGAAGCAGCTACTATTGGAAATAGTCAAAAATAGGAATTTTCAAGTTGGGGATAGACAAATATTTGCGAACAAGTTAGCACATATCCTTTCGTATTATTTGCCTATCCAAAACAATGAAAGAGTGACTATTGCTATATCGATGTTGCATCATCCGGAATATGTACCAGTTATCGAAAGTAAATTACTAACGATATTTAATAAAAAAATCATTCATTTCACTTCTGACTTTACTGATGCAGATATTTTGGTGTCTGATGGGATTGTGTACCACGAAGAGTCCCAAGATTTTGCTTTTTTTAGAGACATTCACAATAAGGATCATTGGGACAATTTAAACGCGATCGTCCAAGCAAGAATTATCTTAAAGTTAGAGTAA
- a CDS encoding cutinase family protein yields the protein MSDLENTNNIYANFAQRSYTGREINFPYEELSFSKKKKLDNNNSVKFNFPNAKDGHGNDLSTVYLQPDTTVKTVKELGNIRVPKVNGGYEIQSYVKNTYKQGLLTDEKAGFNAYYVTDTPKLSIETKHTYFVTRGSDGISSSNLNLNDWWHNNQAFTTKNAYIPQAKLANQAMHQKITEMTTQAPHATMSVTGHSLGTMVSIQAVANLPEKDIAKIDKVVLFQGPDARESINRMSEQAQKNIQKLEEHGKIDYYVNAFDIVSMLNRNKSGVDEIGNVRYLLPKSFNTTFDMEDQNGSSHDFGQFQINPDGTLQEANLKEHGYIFAAGIKVSHLIDKYLTRVVKEKPEGGLSFTEVIKLLLSGEYKDFEKEYAKIIAEAKVASEWNETVNELHKRISNASGSKKITLQSELVQSIIQKAKNIGEEYEIIFKNAQKESEDEITAISKELLAGAGAIKNYLTYWEVQEMVSPYEINNLWDSGQAALNTNQVKQYKEKLEEFSNKLAVVANHLTEYDRQAGNNLFKNK from the coding sequence ATGTCTGATTTAGAAAATACAAATAATATATATGCTAATTTTGCACAAAGATCTTATACAGGTCGTGAGATTAACTTTCCTTATGAAGAGCTTAGCTTTAGTAAAAAAAAGAAACTAGACAATAATAATTCTGTTAAATTCAATTTCCCAAATGCAAAAGATGGTCATGGAAATGATTTAAGTACAGTCTACCTCCAACCCGATACCACCGTCAAAACAGTCAAGGAGTTAGGAAACATCCGAGTCCCGAAAGTAAACGGAGGCTATGAAATACAGAGCTATGTAAAAAACACATATAAGCAAGGTCTATTAACGGATGAAAAAGCTGGATTCAATGCTTATTATGTGACGGATACGCCTAAGTTGTCGATAGAGACTAAGCATACTTATTTTGTTACTAGAGGCAGTGATGGTATTTCTTCAAGTAATTTGAATCTTAATGACTGGTGGCATAATAACCAGGCATTTACAACAAAAAATGCTTATATTCCGCAAGCAAAATTAGCAAATCAAGCCATGCACCAGAAGATAACGGAAATGACCACACAAGCACCTCATGCTACAATGTCTGTCACAGGTCATTCTCTGGGAACGATGGTGTCGATTCAGGCTGTGGCGAATCTTCCTGAAAAAGATATTGCGAAAATCGACAAAGTGGTTTTGTTTCAAGGCCCTGATGCACGTGAAAGTATCAATAGAATGTCGGAACAGGCACAAAAAAATATCCAGAAGTTGGAAGAGCATGGGAAAATCGACTATTACGTCAATGCTTTTGATATTGTTTCCATGTTGAATAGAAATAAGTCTGGGGTAGATGAAATCGGGAATGTTCGTTACTTACTACCGAAATCTTTTAACACGACGTTTGATATGGAAGATCAAAACGGTTCTAGCCATGACTTTGGACAGTTTCAAATAAATCCCGATGGTACACTTCAGGAAGCTAATTTGAAGGAACATGGCTACATTTTTGCTGCGGGGATCAAGGTTTCCCATTTGATCGATAAATATTTGACTCGTGTAGTAAAAGAAAAACCAGAAGGTGGGTTATCTTTTACCGAAGTTATAAAACTATTGCTATCTGGAGAATATAAAGATTTCGAAAAAGAATATGCCAAGATTATTGCAGAGGCAAAAGTTGCTAGTGAATGGAACGAGACGGTCAACGAATTACATAAAAGAATTTCTAATGCTTCAGGTTCTAAAAAAATCACTTTACAATCGGAGTTAGTTCAATCGATCATCCAAAAAGCGAAAAATATAGGCGAAGAGTACGAGATCATCTTTAAAAATGCACAAAAAGAATCTGAAGATGAGATTACGGCAATATCAAAAGAACTATTGGCTGGTGCGGGAGCAATCAAAAACTATTTGACTTATTGGGAAGTACAAGAGATGGTTTCACCATATGAAATAAATAATTTATGGGATAGCGGGCAAGCCGCATTAAATACGAATCAAGTGAAACAATATAAAGAGAAGCTGGAGGAGTTTAGTAATAAACTGGCGGTAGTAGCAAATCATCTTACAGAGTATGACAGACAAGCAGGAAATAATTTGTTCAAAAACAAGTGA
- the tpiA gene encoding triose-phosphate isomerase produces MRKPIIAGNWKMNKTASEAKDFAEAVKNKIPSNDKVDSVIGSPALFLQELMASAEGTELKIAAQNSYWENSGAFTGETSPAALADLGVQYVIIGHSERREYFHETDEDINKKAKAIFANGMIPILCCGESLETYEAGKTAEWIEGQITAGLEGLTEGQVSNLVIAYEPIWAIGTGKSADAEIADEICGVVRQTVEKLYGKEVSEAVRIQYGGSVKPENIAEYMAKENVDGALVGGASLEADSFLALLDAVK; encoded by the coding sequence ATGCGTAAACCAATTATCGCTGGTAACTGGAAAATGAACAAAACTGCATCTGAAGCAAAAGATTTTGCAGAAGCAGTAAAAAACAAGATCCCTTCAAATGATAAAGTAGATTCAGTGATTGGATCTCCTGCATTATTCTTACAAGAATTAATGGCTTCAGCTGAAGGTACAGAATTGAAAATCGCTGCACAAAACTCTTACTGGGAAAACTCAGGTGCATTCACTGGTGAAACATCACCAGCAGCTTTAGCTGATCTAGGTGTACAATATGTGATCATCGGTCACTCTGAGCGTCGTGAATACTTCCACGAAACTGACGAAGATATCAACAAAAAAGCGAAAGCAATCTTCGCAAACGGTATGATCCCAATTCTTTGCTGTGGTGAGTCATTAGAAACATATGAAGCAGGCAAAACTGCTGAGTGGATCGAAGGACAAATCACTGCTGGTCTTGAAGGCTTAACAGAAGGTCAAGTAAGTAATCTAGTTATTGCTTACGAACCAATCTGGGCAATCGGTACAGGTAAATCAGCAGATGCTGAAATCGCTGACGAAATCTGTGGCGTGGTACGTCAAACAGTTGAAAAACTTTACGGCAAAGAAGTATCAGAAGCAGTTCGTATCCAATATGGTGGTTCTGTAAAACCTGAGAACATTGCTGAGTATATGGCAAAAGAAAATGTGGATGGCGCATTAGTTGGCGGAGCTAGCTTAGAAGCGGATTCATTCTTAGCATTACTTGATGCTGTAAAATAA
- a CDS encoding sugar-binding transcriptional regulator, translating to MGRFESTLDEKCPTKEIAMLDELKLIEAVAPDIMDVLQERYKILRNIYWMQPIGRRSLSESMGMTERVLRTETDLLKQLELINASKSGMTLTKKGEEVYQSLEGFMDQLLGMHQIEMKLSEYFGNQRCIVVSGNSEQQPKVADAFGEALDESLNLLLPEGDNIIAVMGGTTMAIVAEQLTSLENSKRHNLFVPARGGIGEAITVQANSVSARMATKANGKHRALYVPEQLSLATYNSLLNEPSIQEVLNLISQANCVIHSIGRALHMAARRKMNEEELLMLKQANAVAESFGYFFNEKGEVVYKVPRIGIELKDLAKVPIILAVAGGKAKAKAIRAYMNNAPKQTWLITDEAAANEILKGVSL from the coding sequence ATGGGTCGTTTTGAGTCTACATTGGACGAAAAATGTCCAACTAAGGAGATCGCTATGTTAGATGAATTGAAACTGATTGAAGCTGTTGCGCCAGACATCATGGATGTTTTGCAAGAACGCTATAAGATTTTGCGCAATATTTACTGGATGCAGCCAATTGGTCGTCGTAGTTTATCGGAAAGCATGGGTATGACCGAACGTGTCTTACGAACAGAAACGGATCTGCTCAAACAACTTGAACTGATCAACGCCTCTAAAAGTGGTATGACGCTGACGAAAAAAGGAGAGGAAGTCTATCAAAGCCTCGAAGGCTTTATGGACCAACTTTTAGGAATGCATCAGATTGAAATGAAACTATCTGAGTATTTTGGAAACCAGCGCTGTATCGTTGTTTCTGGAAACAGTGAACAACAACCAAAAGTAGCAGATGCTTTTGGCGAAGCCTTAGACGAGTCACTGAATCTACTACTTCCGGAAGGCGATAATATCATCGCAGTCATGGGAGGAACGACGATGGCGATCGTTGCAGAGCAACTGACTAGCTTAGAAAATAGCAAGCGCCATAACTTGTTTGTTCCTGCGCGAGGTGGGATCGGCGAGGCGATTACTGTACAAGCGAACTCAGTCAGTGCTAGAATGGCTACAAAGGCAAATGGAAAACACCGAGCATTATATGTGCCGGAACAATTAAGCTTGGCTACTTACAATTCATTACTCAATGAGCCGTCTATACAAGAAGTTTTAAACTTGATAAGTCAGGCGAATTGTGTTATTCATAGTATTGGACGGGCGTTGCATATGGCAGCGCGACGAAAGATGAATGAAGAAGAATTGCTGATGTTGAAACAAGCCAATGCCGTTGCGGAATCTTTTGGCTATTTCTTCAATGAAAAAGGAGAAGTCGTTTATAAAGTCCCACGAATCGGCATCGAATTAAAAGACTTAGCTAAGGTCCCGATCATTCTTGCAGTTGCAGGGGGGAAAGCCAAAGCCAAAGCAATTCGAGCGTATATGAATAATGCACCAAAACAAACGTGGCTCATCACAGATGAAGCCGCTGCTAATGAGATTTTAAAAGGGGTATCCCTTTAA
- a CDS encoding WxL protein peptidoglycan domain-containing protein, which translates to MTKNSQAKEYKLVDFCSLIFVLLMGCFFYIQPVEASEEDTASILVDVQPKEYEIRNSYLQFTPELNKNYEFTATITNIGDKDLDVTVYPSVAISTMGSVTYVENTENLLDEKYDFSKYVKITDANGELEDGKIKVEAKQSETIAILINVTEELNGEVLGGVNFSQTLSEESHEDAVDIVHVYEKVILFHLKMDEIEAEKEQTYDEFEFVSSQDAIRLDYYIVNNDPAVTFAESGSYKVINPNGDIISEGEIEESSIALTPMTKTKLNLPLVSDAELMFGEYQFILTVDGKEKVTKFNYTKEELEGLIEQTGGSNKIIVNQGSNIWVIGLLLVFSALLIITSVILYLKYKKTRIDS; encoded by the coding sequence ATGACAAAAAATAGCCAAGCCAAAGAATACAAGTTAGTTGACTTCTGTTCGCTTATTTTCGTTTTATTGATGGGATGTTTTTTTTACATACAACCAGTAGAGGCGTCCGAGGAAGATACTGCATCGATCCTAGTGGATGTGCAACCCAAAGAATATGAGATCAGAAATAGCTATCTGCAGTTTACTCCAGAACTTAATAAGAACTATGAGTTCACTGCTACGATTACAAATATAGGTGACAAAGACTTAGATGTTACTGTCTATCCATCGGTTGCTATATCAACGATGGGAAGTGTCACTTATGTTGAAAATACAGAAAATCTTTTAGATGAAAAGTATGACTTTAGTAAATACGTGAAGATAACTGATGCTAATGGCGAACTAGAAGACGGGAAAATCAAAGTTGAAGCGAAACAAAGTGAAACGATAGCAATTTTGATCAATGTGACTGAGGAACTTAATGGAGAAGTTTTAGGTGGGGTGAATTTCTCTCAGACATTAAGTGAAGAAAGTCATGAAGATGCTGTAGATATCGTTCATGTCTATGAGAAAGTGATCCTATTTCATCTCAAGATGGATGAAATAGAGGCTGAAAAAGAACAAACTTATGATGAGTTTGAGTTTGTGAGCTCACAGGATGCGATAAGGCTTGATTACTATATAGTCAACAATGATCCTGCAGTAACTTTTGCGGAAAGCGGCTCATACAAAGTAATCAATCCAAACGGGGATATCATTTCTGAAGGAGAAATTGAAGAAAGCTCAATTGCATTGACGCCAATGACTAAAACAAAGCTAAATCTACCGTTAGTTAGTGATGCAGAATTGATGTTTGGGGAATATCAGTTTATCCTAACTGTTGATGGCAAAGAAAAAGTAACTAAATTTAATTATACAAAAGAAGAGCTGGAAGGATTGATAGAGCAAACAGGTGGTTCAAACAAGATTATCGTCAATCAAGGCAGTAATATCTGGGTGATTGGTTTGTTGCTTGTTTTTTCTGCTCTGTTGATCATCACAAGTGTAATACTTTATCTTAAATATAAGAAAACGAGAATCGATAGCTAA
- a CDS encoding sugar O-acetyltransferase, whose translation MSEDDVKQITNTGLPYDDMDSKVVHARNHALRQCRRYNFLVNSENHYKHPILRALFASMGENVYIESNFQCEFGFNISIGNNVYLNHDMIILDCHEVTIGNDVYVGPRVGLYAANHAEDPFERADHVVYAKPIHIGDKVWLGAGVHVLQGVTIGANSIIGAGSVVTKDIPENVIAAGNPCKVIRPITYKDREKNIKVQDSALLMER comes from the coding sequence ATGAGCGAAGATGATGTGAAACAGATAACTAATACAGGATTACCATACGATGATATGGACTCTAAAGTAGTACACGCACGAAATCATGCGTTGAGACAATGCAGGAGATACAATTTTCTCGTGAATTCAGAAAATCATTATAAACACCCCATTTTGCGGGCGCTATTCGCTTCAATGGGTGAGAATGTCTATATCGAGTCGAATTTTCAATGTGAGTTTGGTTTCAACATTTCTATAGGAAATAATGTTTATTTGAACCATGATATGATCATTCTTGATTGTCATGAGGTGACGATCGGAAATGATGTTTATGTAGGGCCGAGGGTTGGTTTGTATGCAGCCAATCATGCAGAAGATCCATTTGAACGTGCTGATCATGTCGTTTATGCGAAGCCGATCCATATTGGCGATAAAGTTTGGTTAGGAGCGGGAGTCCATGTTCTTCAAGGGGTGACGATTGGTGCAAATAGCATCATTGGGGCAGGAAGTGTCGTAACAAAAGATATACCAGAAAATGTGATCGCGGCAGGGAATCCGTGTAAAGTGATCCGACCGATTACGTATAAAGATCGAGAAAA